In the genome of Bradyrhizobium arachidis, one region contains:
- a CDS encoding lipid A biosynthesis lauroyl acyltransferase, whose protein sequence is MALISLGTKIRARNAAKSISGSLIGAATVGMLRTTRYFDPVKTSDFFARVTKTIGPRLREHRIGRANLTAAFPEKSPEEIEQILMGVWDNLGRVGAEFAHMDHVWDYDREHPEKSRIEIPARSIELFDQIRDDGKPALIFAAHLANWELPALAGVAHGLDAAILYRRPNIASADRIIQEMRQVNMGTLIPAGRDAPLRLGQALKEGKHVAMLIDQYLTGGVEVTFFGRKTRANPTLARLLRQVECPIHGVRIIRLPGGRFTGELTEEIPPVRDADGKIDIQGTMQAVTSVVESWVREHPEQWLWLHRRWR, encoded by the coding sequence ATGGCGCTGATTTCTCTCGGCACGAAGATCCGCGCACGCAATGCTGCCAAATCGATCAGCGGAAGCCTGATCGGCGCTGCCACCGTCGGCATGTTGCGCACCACGCGCTATTTCGACCCGGTCAAGACCTCGGACTTTTTCGCGCGCGTCACCAAGACGATCGGCCCGCGTCTGCGCGAGCATCGCATCGGCCGCGCCAACCTCACCGCGGCGTTTCCCGAGAAATCGCCGGAGGAGATCGAGCAGATCCTGATGGGCGTGTGGGACAATCTCGGCCGCGTCGGCGCCGAATTCGCCCATATGGACCACGTCTGGGACTACGACCGCGAGCATCCGGAGAAAAGCCGGATCGAAATCCCGGCGCGCAGCATCGAGTTGTTCGACCAGATCCGCGACGACGGCAAGCCGGCGCTGATCTTCGCCGCGCATCTGGCCAACTGGGAGTTGCCGGCGCTCGCCGGCGTCGCGCACGGGCTGGACGCCGCGATCCTCTATCGCCGCCCGAACATCGCCTCCGCCGACCGCATCATCCAGGAGATGCGCCAGGTCAACATGGGCACGCTGATCCCGGCGGGCCGCGACGCACCTTTGCGGCTGGGTCAGGCGCTGAAAGAGGGCAAGCACGTCGCGATGCTGATCGACCAGTATCTGACCGGCGGCGTCGAGGTCACCTTCTTCGGCCGCAAGACGCGCGCCAATCCGACGCTGGCCCGCCTGCTCCGCCAGGTCGAATGCCCCATCCACGGCGTCCGCATCATCCGCCTGCCCGGCGGCCGCTTCACCGGCGAGCTGACCGAGGAAATCCCGCCGGTGCGCGATGCCGACGGCAAGATCGACATCCAGGGCACGATGCAGGCAGTCACCAGCGTGGTGGAGAGCTGGGTGCGCGAGCATCCTGAGCAGTGGCTGTGGCTGCACAGAAGGTGGCGGTAG
- a CDS encoding tetratricopeptide repeat protein — translation MLRFAGFELDLPRAELRGADGTPIKLRPKTFEMLRLFATSGGRVLSKQELMEAVWPNVHVGEDSLFQCIRELRNALGDDRRQLIKLASGGGYLLAAEVEAAPESGPVQAEQARPDPGDEVAPLPPAEAAVPPVRSRRAMFGLSRQATVAAVAALFVIVMGLAVAAPVLKPDLLFRRTPPRLAVMPIADDSNDPRGAAMAAEVTGRLTDGFAKIQNISVVAPRMAARSGDGTAASAASSDYELQGELQHGDRSWTLRARIVKAATGEVQSVVAASVAADDADAQLAQSRLVAGVGHVLARRLNEILEPSGSSSASRKSSVGGDKVAVEQALASINQTTRERFGAAQAMLQKALADDPDNLDIAVALASLQMRGIQMVWFGPEEAAAVEGRANATLEQALRSKPNSIPVLEATCRFLSATNHFVESVVTCAKALSFDPWNGSALYLIGLGQIYLGRFEDALATFQQADRYDTPPASRWTWLLGVGTAHALMGRYEEALPWLQRSIAITPGTGRSHFLLAAAYQRTGRAEEAKAAIAEGLRLRPGTNRQSVWPPMKNASPICIAAWERVVQAEVDAGLPEQ, via the coding sequence TTGCTTCGTTTCGCCGGCTTCGAGCTGGACCTGCCGCGCGCGGAGCTGCGCGGTGCCGATGGCACGCCGATCAAGCTCCGGCCCAAGACGTTCGAGATGCTTCGGCTCTTTGCCACCAGCGGCGGCCGGGTGCTCAGCAAGCAGGAGCTGATGGAGGCGGTCTGGCCGAATGTCCATGTCGGCGAGGACAGCCTGTTCCAATGCATCCGAGAGCTTCGGAACGCGCTCGGCGACGACCGGCGGCAGTTGATCAAGCTCGCCTCCGGCGGCGGCTACCTGCTGGCGGCGGAGGTTGAGGCTGCGCCCGAATCCGGCCCGGTGCAGGCCGAGCAGGCCCGGCCGGACCCGGGCGACGAGGTCGCGCCCCTGCCGCCGGCCGAGGCTGCTGTGCCGCCCGTGAGGTCGCGGCGCGCGATGTTCGGCTTGAGCCGGCAGGCCACGGTCGCCGCCGTGGCCGCGCTCTTTGTGATCGTCATGGGGCTTGCGGTTGCCGCGCCCGTGCTGAAGCCGGACCTTCTGTTCAGGCGAACGCCGCCGCGGCTCGCGGTGATGCCGATCGCTGATGACAGCAACGACCCGCGTGGCGCGGCGATGGCGGCAGAGGTCACCGGTCGTCTGACGGATGGCTTTGCCAAGATCCAGAACATCAGCGTGGTTGCGCCACGCATGGCGGCCAGGAGCGGCGACGGCACTGCTGCATCCGCCGCATCATCCGATTACGAGCTGCAGGGTGAGTTGCAGCATGGCGATCGATCCTGGACGCTGCGCGCGCGTATCGTCAAGGCCGCGACCGGCGAGGTTCAGTCGGTCGTTGCAGCTTCGGTCGCCGCGGACGATGCGGACGCGCAACTTGCGCAGTCGCGGCTCGTTGCCGGCGTCGGTCATGTGCTCGCGCGCCGTCTCAACGAGATTCTGGAGCCGAGCGGATCGTCATCTGCGAGCCGCAAATCCTCGGTCGGCGGCGACAAGGTGGCCGTCGAGCAGGCGCTCGCCTCGATCAACCAGACCACGCGCGAGCGTTTCGGCGCGGCGCAGGCCATGCTGCAAAAGGCGCTCGCTGACGATCCTGACAATCTCGACATCGCGGTCGCGCTCGCCTCGCTGCAGATGCGCGGCATCCAGATGGTCTGGTTCGGCCCGGAGGAGGCTGCTGCGGTCGAGGGGAGGGCCAATGCGACGCTCGAGCAGGCATTGCGGTCGAAGCCGAATTCGATTCCGGTGCTCGAGGCCACTTGCCGCTTCCTCAGCGCGACCAACCATTTCGTCGAAAGCGTTGTCACCTGCGCCAAGGCCTTGAGCTTCGATCCGTGGAACGGGTCTGCGCTCTATCTGATCGGATTGGGCCAGATCTATCTCGGCCGCTTCGAGGATGCGCTCGCGACGTTCCAGCAAGCCGATCGCTACGACACGCCGCCGGCCTCGCGCTGGACCTGGCTGCTCGGCGTAGGCACGGCGCATGCCTTGATGGGCCGCTACGAGGAGGCGCTGCCGTGGCTGCAGCGTTCGATCGCCATCACGCCGGGGACGGGCCGCTCGCATTTCCTGCTCGCTGCCGCCTATCAGAGAACGGGCCGGGCCGAGGAGGCGAAGGCCGCGATCGCGGAGGGGCTGCGCTTGCGGCCCGGCACGAACAGACAAAGCGTCTGGCCGCCGATGAAGAACGCAAGTCCGATCTGCATCGCAGCCTGGGAGCGCGTCGTGCAGGCCGAGGTGGATGCTGGACTGCCGGAGCAGTGA
- a CDS encoding polyamine ABC transporter substrate-binding protein → MTNVSRSRFRLGLAIAAALTLLSAPAGAEERVVNFYNWSNYMAPDVLEAFTKETGIKVVYDTFDANETLETRLMAGKSGYDVVVPTAYFLQRQIKANIFQKLDKSKLPNLGNAWPMVTKHLATYDPGNDFAANYMWGTTGIGYNVAKVKQILGPDAKIDSWDIVFKPENLAKFKDCGVHMLDSADDIFPAALNYLGLDPNSTKQADLEKAADVVAKVRPSVRKFHSSEYLSALATGEICFVVGWSGDIMQARARAAEAKSGIEIGYAIPKEGAQMFFDNLAIPADAKNVKEAYELINYLYRPDVAAKNSDFLSYASGNLASQKLVDPKILNDKNIYPDEATLSKLFVITAREPATQRIINRLWTKVKTGR, encoded by the coding sequence ATGACGAACGTCAGCCGCTCGCGGTTTCGCCTCGGTCTTGCAATCGCCGCCGCGCTGACGTTGCTCTCCGCTCCAGCGGGAGCCGAGGAACGCGTCGTCAACTTCTACAACTGGTCCAACTACATGGCGCCGGATGTCCTTGAGGCCTTCACCAAGGAGACCGGCATCAAGGTGGTCTACGACACCTTCGATGCCAACGAGACGCTGGAGACGCGCCTGATGGCCGGCAAGTCCGGCTATGACGTCGTGGTGCCCACAGCCTATTTCCTGCAGCGCCAGATCAAGGCCAACATCTTCCAGAAGCTCGACAAGTCGAAGCTGCCGAACCTTGGCAATGCCTGGCCGATGGTGACCAAGCATCTCGCGACCTACGACCCCGGCAACGATTTTGCCGCGAACTACATGTGGGGCACGACGGGCATCGGCTACAACGTCGCCAAGGTGAAGCAGATCCTCGGACCCGACGCCAAGATCGACAGCTGGGACATCGTCTTCAAGCCGGAGAACCTCGCCAAGTTCAAGGACTGCGGCGTCCACATGCTCGACTCCGCCGACGACATCTTTCCGGCGGCGCTGAACTATCTCGGGCTCGATCCGAACTCGACCAAGCAGGCGGACCTCGAGAAGGCCGCCGACGTCGTCGCCAAGGTTCGGCCGTCCGTGCGCAAGTTTCACTCGTCGGAATATTTGAGCGCGCTGGCCACTGGCGAGATCTGCTTCGTGGTCGGCTGGTCCGGCGACATCATGCAGGCCCGCGCCCGCGCGGCGGAAGCCAAGAGCGGCATCGAGATCGGCTACGCCATTCCGAAGGAGGGCGCGCAGATGTTCTTCGACAATCTCGCGATCCCCGCGGATGCCAAGAACGTCAAGGAGGCCTACGAGCTGATCAACTATCTCTATCGCCCCGACGTCGCCGCCAAGAACTCGGACTTCCTGTCCTACGCGAGCGGCAACCTCGCCAGCCAGAAGCTGGTCGATCCAAAAATCCTGAACGACAAGAACATCTATCCGGACGAGGCGACGCTTTCAAAACTGTTCGTCATCACGGCGCGCGAGCCGGCAACGCAGCGCATCATCAACCGGCTCTGGACCAAGGTGAAGACGGGGCGGTAG
- a CDS encoding beta strand repeat-containing protein — protein MRTGKDYFKATRHLRAALLTSSALGLAWALPSAPSRAAANGTWLTSPGSNDYGNGANWDGGFVPVGTASFGTSNTTSLAISSASVGGWTFNAGAANYVFDVSGQLNFTGAGITVNGGSVTINYNVSFSTSTFTGSSTAGDATLNVNSDLAFYGNSTAGNATINNNSQIEFFTTGPLTAGSIAGSGVFDLGGNQLTVGSNNLSTVVTGQIVDGSLVKIGTGTLTLSASNTFGGGVTLSAGTLGLANNNAVGTGALTIYGGTVAYADGIAIGNAIDLRGSATLDVTTGSATQAGAIGQTGGAFGIVKTGTGTLILSGANTYTGGTTVNGGLLQLGSAGGVGSIVGTVNVGANGRFSVVNADTSGITDISNAGLTVFQNANSAGSATISNSSTLYFSDTSTAGNASITNSSFGGLGFAGFATAGNASITNNGGISFVGNSTAGSATITNGSGGLLSLFDNATAGSATITNNYNMFFYANSTAGNATITNNASLNFNDHSTAGGATITNSATGNVYFNNSSSAGSATITSDNNYLYFNDTSTAGSANITNSVNSRAIFQGNATASNATITNGAYLYFYGSSTAGNAAITNNNWLSFNDTSTAGSATLTNNRWLYFYNDSTAGSAAITTSNLLVFRDNSTAGNASITNSNTINFVVSSTAGSATITNNAGGTTSFQDNSTAGNAQLINNAANAVFDFSGSTGPNGDHKLSAGSIAGNGTFSLGANELTVGSNNLSTAVSGVIADGGASGDTGGSLVKTGTGTLTLSGANTYTGGTTFAGGTVSVSSDANLGDLAGSLTFNGGALQVTGTAFTATTRTINWGAAGGTFDIANAANNFTVSQTLSGGALTKSGAGTLTLTGADTFSSVTVSAGTLVFLNNSAGSADIANNAQLTFYGNSTAGSATIHNSGNVLFDGNSTAGNAQLVNTTSSAVIDFNTPGPGSDGKISAGSIAGDGHFNLNGEELTVGGNNLSTTVTGVLTGDAHNTGTSLIKVGTGTLTLSGINTYTGATIVNGGTLAVNGSIASSSGVTVNSGGTLGGAGTVGNTTIASGGTLAPGNSVGTLTVSGSLTFSAGSFYRVEVSTAAVDRTNVSGTATLTGATVQAVAIPGSFRSQTYTILNATGGFGGTQFAGLSVSGSFSPTRNPHLTYDLNNVYLVLDPGTIALPAGTGANQSNVAGAINGAVASGGTPPAGFDALLNMGQPQLNGALGQVSGQPGAAGTQASFNAMQQFVGMLDPLGGGADGERGASAGDGGTLGYASTAPNDARVREAYAAVTPRDASGDVIDRRWGVWASAYGGASTLNGNAAAGSTTTSSRIYGTVVGADYRVSPNTLLGFALGGAGYNFTLSDSLGGGRADLFQAGVYGRHTFGPAYLSAALAYGWQDVTTDRTVTVSGTDKLTANFKASTFSGRLEAGWRFAPIPASTFGVTPYAAVQVTTFHLPGYGETAIVGSNQFALSYTAQDTTNVRTELGARTDQRFLVSDGVLTLRGRLAWAHDTNTNRLVSAAFQTLPGAAFTVNGAQPAADSALVGGRAEMKWKSGLSLAGTVEGEFSQSTQTYTGKGTVRYEW, from the coding sequence GTGAGGACGGGGAAAGATTATTTTAAAGCGACCCGCCACCTGCGGGCCGCCCTGCTGACGTCGTCGGCGCTGGGCCTGGCCTGGGCGCTACCGTCCGCGCCCTCGCGCGCCGCCGCGAATGGCACCTGGCTCACCTCGCCCGGCAGCAACGATTACGGCAACGGCGCCAACTGGGACGGCGGCTTCGTGCCTGTCGGCACGGCCTCGTTCGGCACCTCCAATACCACCAGCCTGGCGATCTCGAGCGCCAGCGTCGGCGGCTGGACGTTCAATGCCGGCGCCGCGAACTACGTTTTTGACGTCAGCGGCCAGTTGAACTTCACGGGCGCCGGAATCACGGTCAATGGCGGCAGCGTCACGATCAACTACAACGTCAGCTTTTCGACGTCCACGTTCACCGGTTCAAGCACCGCGGGCGACGCCACCCTCAACGTCAACAGCGACCTTGCGTTCTACGGCAACAGCACGGCCGGCAATGCCACGATCAACAACAACAGTCAGATCGAGTTTTTCACGACCGGCCCCCTCACAGCCGGCTCGATCGCGGGCAGCGGGGTATTCGACCTTGGCGGCAACCAGCTGACGGTTGGCTCCAACAATCTGTCGACCGTCGTAACCGGCCAAATAGTCGACGGGTCGCTGGTCAAGATCGGCACGGGCACGCTCACGCTGTCGGCTTCCAACACGTTCGGAGGCGGCGTTACGCTCAGCGCGGGGACGCTGGGGCTTGCCAACAACAATGCAGTCGGCACTGGCGCGCTGACGATATACGGCGGGACCGTAGCCTATGCCGATGGCATCGCCATCGGCAATGCGATTGACCTTCGCGGCAGCGCAACGCTCGATGTCACGACCGGCAGCGCGACCCAGGCAGGCGCCATCGGCCAAACCGGCGGCGCGTTCGGAATCGTGAAGACGGGCACCGGCACGCTGATCCTGAGCGGCGCCAACACTTACACCGGTGGCACCACGGTCAACGGCGGCCTGTTGCAACTCGGCAGTGCCGGCGGCGTCGGCTCCATTGTGGGGACCGTCAACGTTGGCGCCAACGGCAGGTTCAGCGTCGTCAACGCCGACACCAGCGGCATCACTGACATCTCCAACGCCGGTCTCACGGTGTTCCAGAACGCAAACAGCGCCGGCTCCGCGACCATCTCAAATAGCAGCACCCTCTATTTTTCCGACACGAGCACGGCCGGCAACGCCTCCATCACCAACAGCTCCTTCGGCGGGCTCGGATTCGCTGGATTCGCCACAGCGGGCAATGCGAGCATCACCAACAACGGGGGCATATCTTTTGTCGGCAACAGCACGGCCGGCAGCGCGACTATCACCAACGGCAGCGGCGGCCTGCTCTCTCTCTTCGACAACGCCACGGCCGGCAGCGCAACCATCACCAATAACTACAATATGTTTTTCTACGCCAATAGCACGGCCGGCAACGCCACGATCACGAACAATGCCTCCCTGAATTTCAACGACCATAGCACTGCTGGCGGCGCGACAATCACCAACAGCGCCACAGGCAACGTCTACTTCAACAATTCGAGTTCGGCGGGCAGCGCGACGATCACCAGCGACAACAACTACCTGTATTTCAACGATACCAGCACTGCGGGCAGCGCAAACATCACCAACAGCGTCAACAGCAGAGCCATTTTCCAAGGAAACGCCACGGCCAGCAACGCAACCATCACCAACGGCGCCTACCTTTATTTCTACGGCAGCAGCACGGCCGGCAACGCTGCTATCACCAACAACAATTGGCTGTCTTTCAACGACACCAGCACGGCAGGCAGCGCTACTCTCACCAACAATCGCTGGCTGTATTTCTACAACGACAGCACGGCTGGCAGCGCGGCCATCACCACGTCCAATTTGCTGGTTTTCCGTGACAATTCCACGGCCGGCAACGCCTCCATCACCAACAGCAACACCATTAATTTCGTCGTCAGCAGCACCGCCGGCAGCGCGACGATTACCAACAATGCCGGCGGCACGACCTCCTTCCAGGACAACTCGACCGCCGGCAATGCGCAACTGATCAACAACGCGGCCAATGCCGTCTTCGATTTCTCGGGCAGCACCGGCCCGAACGGCGACCACAAGCTCAGCGCCGGCTCGATCGCCGGCAACGGCACCTTCTCGCTCGGTGCCAACGAGCTCACGGTCGGCAGCAACAATCTGTCGACCGCCGTCAGCGGCGTGATCGCCGATGGCGGCGCGAGCGGCGATACCGGCGGTTCGCTGGTGAAGACGGGTACCGGCACGCTGACGCTGTCGGGCGCCAACACCTATACCGGCGGCACCACCTTCGCCGGCGGAACGGTCAGCGTCTCATCGGACGCCAATCTCGGCGACCTCGCGGGCAGCCTGACCTTCAACGGCGGCGCCTTGCAGGTCACTGGCACGGCATTCACCGCCACCACGCGCACCATCAACTGGGGCGCAGCAGGCGGCACGTTCGACATTGCGAACGCCGCCAACAATTTCACCGTCAGCCAGACTCTCAGCGGCGGCGCGCTGACGAAGTCCGGCGCCGGCACGCTGACCTTGACCGGCGCGGACACATTTTCCAGCGTGACGGTATCCGCCGGCACGCTGGTGTTCCTCAACAACTCTGCCGGTAGCGCTGATATCGCCAACAACGCGCAGTTGACGTTCTACGGCAACTCCACAGCCGGCAGCGCGACCATCCACAACAGCGGCAATGTGCTGTTCGACGGCAACTCCACGGCCGGCAACGCGCAGCTCGTCAACACCACCTCCAGCGCCGTCATCGACTTCAACACCCCCGGCCCGGGCAGCGACGGCAAAATCAGTGCCGGCTCGATCGCCGGCGACGGCCACTTCAACCTCAACGGCGAGGAATTGACGGTTGGCGGCAACAACCTGTCGACCACCGTCACCGGCGTCCTCACCGGCGACGCACACAACACCGGAACATCGCTGATCAAGGTCGGCACCGGCACGCTGACGCTTTCGGGCATCAACACCTACACCGGCGCAACGATCGTGAACGGCGGCACGCTGGCGGTGAACGGCTCGATCGCGTCCTCCAGCGGCGTCACCGTGAACAGCGGCGGCACGCTCGGCGGTGCTGGCACCGTCGGTAACACGACGATCGCGAGCGGCGGCACGCTGGCGCCGGGCAATTCCGTGGGCACCCTCACCGTCAGCGGCAGCCTCACCTTCAGTGCCGGCAGCTTCTACCGGGTCGAGGTCTCCACGGCTGCCGTGGACCGGACCAATGTCTCGGGCACCGCGACGCTCACCGGCGCCACCGTGCAGGCGGTAGCGATTCCCGGCAGCTTCCGGAGCCAGACCTACACCATCCTCAATGCGACCGGCGGCTTTGGCGGAACGCAGTTCGCCGGGCTAAGCGTGAGCGGCAGCTTCAGCCCCACGCGCAATCCGCATCTCACCTACGACCTCAACAACGTCTACCTCGTGCTCGATCCCGGTACGATCGCGCTGCCGGCGGGCACCGGCGCCAACCAGAGCAACGTGGCCGGCGCCATCAACGGAGCCGTCGCAAGCGGCGGGACGCCGCCGGCCGGCTTCGATGCGCTGCTCAACATGGGCCAGCCGCAGCTCAACGGCGCGCTCGGCCAGGTCTCGGGACAGCCAGGCGCCGCCGGCACTCAGGCCTCGTTCAACGCCATGCAGCAGTTCGTCGGCATGCTCGATCCGCTTGGCGGCGGCGCGGATGGCGAGCGCGGCGCAAGCGCTGGCGATGGCGGGACGCTGGGCTACGCTTCGACCGCACCGAACGACGCAAGAGTACGCGAGGCCTACGCCGCGGTGACGCCGCGCGATGCAAGCGGCGATGTCATCGACCGCCGCTGGGGCGTCTGGGCCTCTGCTTACGGCGGCGCCAGCACGTTGAACGGCAACGCCGCGGCTGGTTCGACCACCACAAGCAGCCGCATCTACGGTACCGTCGTGGGCGCTGACTATCGCGTCTCCCCGAACACGCTGCTTGGCTTCGCCCTCGGCGGCGCTGGCTATAATTTTACGCTGTCGGACAGTCTCGGCGGCGGCCGCGCCGATCTGTTCCAGGCCGGCGTCTACGGGCGCCACACATTCGGGCCGGCCTACCTCTCGGCAGCGCTGGCCTATGGCTGGCAGGACGTCACCACCGACCGCACCGTGACGGTCTCAGGCACCGACAAGCTGACTGCGAATTTCAAGGCCAGCACCTTCTCCGGCCGCTTGGAAGCCGGCTGGCGCTTCGCACCGATTCCCGCCTCGACTTTCGGCGTGACGCCCTACGCAGCGGTGCAAGTCACCACCTTCCACCTCCCCGGCTACGGCGAGACCGCGATCGTCGGCAGCAACCAGTTCGCGCTCTCCTACACCGCGCAGGACACCACCAATGTCCGCACCGAGCTCGGCGCTCGCACCGACCAGCGCTTCCTGGTCAGCGACGGCGTGCTGACCTTGCGCGGCCGCCTCGCCTGGGCGCACGACACCAACACCAACCGGCTCGTCAGCGCGGCCTTCCAGACGCTCCCCGGCGCGGCGTTCACCGTCAACGGAGCGCAGCCTGCCGCGGACTCCGCACTCGTTGGCGGCCGCGCGGAGATGAAATGGAAGAGCGGTCTCTCGCTCGCAGGCACGGTCGAGGGTGAGTTCTCCCAGAGCACGCAGACTTACACGGGCAAGGGAACGGTGCGTTATGAGTGGTGA
- a CDS encoding aminotransferase, translating to MSKSSSLNKVFADLPVTIFEAMSQAARDNAAINLGQGFPDDPGPEDIRRAAADASLNGYNQYPSMMGLPELRQAIATHYGHWHGLKLDPMSEVMVTSGGTEALTSAILAVVQPGDEVVCFQPVYDSYLPIIRQAGGIPRLVRLEPPHWRLNEDMLKSVFNSKTKAVLFNNPLNPSAVVYPREDLELLARYCQEFDVIAICDEVWEHVTFDEHKHIPLITIPGMRDRTIKVGSAGKIFSLTGWKIGFVCAAPPLLRVAAKVHQFLTFTTAPNLQAAVAYGLGKSDDYFLSMRKDLTRSRDRLTKGLESLGFPVLKSQGTYFLTVDLSPLGLNESDTEFCWRIVKDYKVAAIPVSAFYEQDPVTSVVRFCFAKKDETLDTALERLSDAVRGRKR from the coding sequence ATGTCCAAGAGCTCGTCCCTGAACAAGGTCTTCGCCGACCTTCCTGTCACCATCTTCGAGGCGATGTCGCAGGCCGCGCGCGACAATGCCGCCATCAATCTCGGCCAGGGCTTTCCTGATGATCCGGGCCCCGAGGACATCCGCCGCGCCGCGGCCGACGCCTCGCTGAACGGCTACAACCAGTATCCGTCGATGATGGGCCTGCCTGAGCTGCGCCAGGCGATCGCGACCCATTACGGCCACTGGCACGGCCTCAAGCTCGATCCGATGAGCGAGGTGATGGTGACCTCCGGCGGCACCGAGGCTTTGACGTCGGCGATCCTCGCAGTGGTCCAGCCCGGCGACGAGGTGGTCTGCTTCCAGCCGGTCTATGATTCCTACTTGCCGATCATCCGCCAGGCCGGCGGCATTCCGCGCCTCGTCCGGCTCGAGCCGCCGCACTGGCGGCTGAATGAGGACATGCTGAAAAGTGTCTTCAATTCAAAGACCAAGGCGGTGCTGTTCAACAACCCCTTGAATCCCTCCGCTGTGGTCTATCCGCGCGAGGACCTCGAGCTCCTGGCGCGCTACTGCCAGGAGTTCGACGTCATCGCGATCTGCGACGAGGTCTGGGAGCACGTCACCTTCGACGAGCACAAGCACATCCCGCTGATCACCATCCCCGGCATGCGTGACCGCACCATCAAGGTCGGCTCGGCCGGCAAGATCTTTTCGCTGACCGGCTGGAAGATCGGCTTCGTCTGCGCCGCGCCGCCGCTCTTGCGCGTCGCCGCCAAGGTGCACCAGTTCCTGACCTTCACCACCGCGCCGAACCTGCAGGCCGCCGTTGCCTACGGTCTCGGCAAGTCCGACGACTACTTCCTGTCGATGCGCAAGGACCTGACGCGGAGCAGAGACCGTCTCACCAAGGGCCTCGAAAGCCTCGGCTTCCCGGTGCTGAAGTCGCAAGGCACCTACTTCCTCACCGTCGACCTGTCGCCGCTCGGGCTGAACGAAAGCGACACCGAGTTCTGCTGGCGGATCGTCAAAGACTACAAGGTCGCGGCGATCCCGGTCTCGGCGTTCTACGAGCAGGACCCGGTGACCTCGGTGGTGCGCTTCTGCTTTGCCAAGAAGGACGAGACCCTCGACACCGCACTGGAGCGGCTGTCGGACGCGGTGCGTGGACGCAAGAGGTAG
- a CDS encoding beta-ketoacyl-ACP synthase translates to MTAPRDKLGRPVVVVTGMGIMTSLGNGKADNWAKLVAGESGIRTITRFPIEGLKTTMAGTVDFVSVDPFSSTALSERMAEIVTEEALEQAGIGAKADFPGPLFLAVAPVEVEWPQRRELGRAVGALDINYDDLLRISGGGKYTAYHHRFMFGSVAAHLAETFGTKGSPISLSTACASGATSIQLGVEAIRRGETDAALCVATDGTVNPEALVRFSLLSALSTQNDPPQAASRPFSKNRDGFVMAEGAGALVLESYEAATARGAKILGVIAGCGELTDSFHRTRSSPDGKPIIGCMNKTLADAGMTPDQIDHINAHGTATPENDKMEFNTTSAVFGDLAQKIPVTSNKSMVGHTISAAGAVEAIFSLLTLEHQRIPPTINYDNPDPTILFDVVGNKARDARVTAVMSNSFGFGGQNASLILTREPA, encoded by the coding sequence ATGACTGCACCACGCGACAAACTCGGGCGTCCCGTCGTCGTCGTCACCGGCATGGGCATCATGACCTCGCTCGGCAACGGCAAGGCCGACAATTGGGCCAAGCTCGTGGCCGGCGAATCCGGCATCCGCACCATCACGCGCTTTCCGATCGAGGGCCTGAAGACCACGATGGCCGGCACCGTCGATTTCGTCAGCGTCGATCCGTTCTCCTCCACCGCCCTGTCCGAGCGGATGGCCGAGATCGTGACGGAGGAAGCGCTCGAGCAGGCCGGCATCGGCGCCAAGGCCGATTTCCCGGGTCCCCTCTTCCTCGCCGTTGCGCCGGTCGAGGTCGAATGGCCGCAGCGCCGCGAGCTCGGGCGCGCCGTCGGCGCGCTCGACATCAACTATGACGATTTGCTGCGCATCTCCGGCGGCGGCAAATACACCGCCTATCATCACCGCTTCATGTTCGGCTCGGTCGCAGCCCACCTCGCCGAGACCTTCGGCACCAAGGGCTCGCCGATCTCGCTGTCGACGGCTTGCGCCTCGGGTGCGACCTCGATCCAGCTCGGCGTCGAGGCGATCCGCCGCGGCGAGACCGACGCTGCACTGTGCGTCGCGACCGACGGCACCGTGAATCCGGAGGCGCTGGTGCGCTTCTCGCTGCTCTCGGCCCTGTCGACCCAGAACGATCCGCCGCAGGCGGCCTCCCGCCCCTTCTCCAAGAACCGCGACGGCTTTGTCATGGCCGAAGGCGCCGGCGCGCTCGTGCTGGAAAGCTATGAAGCGGCAACTGCGCGCGGCGCAAAGATCCTCGGCGTGATCGCCGGCTGCGGCGAGCTCACCGATTCCTTCCATCGCACCCGCTCCTCGCCCGATGGCAAGCCGATCATCGGCTGCATGAACAAGACGCTGGCCGATGCCGGCATGACGCCGGACCAGATCGACCACATCAACGCGCACGGCACCGCGACGCCCGAGAACGACAAGATGGAGTTCAACACGACATCGGCCGTGTTCGGCGATCTCGCGCAGAAGATTCCGGTCACCTCCAACAAATCGATGGTCGGCCACACCATCTCGGCCGCAGGTGCAGTGGAGGCGATCTTCTCGCTGCTCACGCTCGAGCATCAGCGCATCCCGCCGACAATCAACTATGACAATCCGGATCCCACGATCCTGTTCGACGTTGTCGGCAACAAGGCGCGCGATGCCCGCGTCACCGCGGTGATGTCGAACTCGTTCGGCTTCGGCGGCCAGAACGCCTCGCTGATCCTGACGCGCGAACCGGCCTGA